The following are encoded in a window of Arvicanthis niloticus isolate mArvNil1 chromosome 1, mArvNil1.pat.X, whole genome shotgun sequence genomic DNA:
- the LOC117699295 gene encoding vomeronasal type-1 receptor 4-like, whose product METSELLIGMTFFSLTIIAILGNFTLLYHLIYIYLTRYRLRSTDWLLMHLIVANIVTVLCKGVPKTIASFGFKDIFNDIGCKLFPFAHRVSRGASIGSTSFLSVFQAIIISPRNSRYSELKVRSHKCIHCFVYLNWVIHLFTNSVYSVHLRAINGNESTTNLKYFIHCYAARHDPTSDMLYATLLSGPDMVLVGLMLWASGSMVLTLYRHKQMMKYMSRTNASSRSSPESRATKTILLLVSTFVSFYTISSLGQFFVSVVYNPSWSLFNMAEMSSLLFPTLCPFLLMSQDYRASRFLKRNRHFPKPSDQEQN is encoded by the coding sequence ATGGAAACCAGTGAGTTGCTTATAGGAAtgactttcttctctctgactATAATTGCAATTTTAGGCAATTTTACTCTCCTATACCACCTTATATATATTTACCTAACAAGGTATAGGTTAAGGTCTACAGACTGGCTTCTCATGCACTTGATTGTAGCTAATATCGTAACTGTACTGTGTAAAGGTGTGCCCAAGACAATAGCGTCTTTTGGGTTTAAAGACATTTTCAATGATATTGGATGTAAACTATTTCCTTTTGCACACAGAGTCAGTAGGGGTGCTAGTATTGGCAGCACCTCATTTCTTAGTGTATTTCAGGCTATCATCATCAGCCCCAGGAACTCACGTTATTCAGAACTTAAGGTAAGGTCACACAAGTGCATTCATTGCTTTGTGTACCTCAACTGggtaattcatttatttacaaacaGTGTATATTCTGTGCACTTGAGGGCAATAAATGGCAATGAAAGCACAACAAACCTGAAATATTTTATACACTGCTATGCTGCCCGGCATGATCCAACCAGTGACATGCTTTATGCAACATTACTGTCAGGTCCTGATATGGTTTTGGTGGGTCTCATGCTGTGGGCCAGTGGCTCCATGGTTCTCACACTGTACAGGCACAAGCAGATGATGAAATACATGTCAAGAACCAATGCTTCTTCTAGATCCTCCCCTGAGTCCAGAGCCACTAAAACCATCCTTCTCCTGGTCAGTACTTTTGTCTCCTTTTACACAATTTCTTCCCTTGGTCAATTCTTTGTATCTGTCGTGTATAATCCTAGCTGGTCTCTGTTTAATATGGCTGAAATGTCCTCTCTGCTTTTCCCTACTCTTTGTCCATTTCTACTCATGAGCCAAGACTATCGGGCATCCCGTTTCTTGAAAAGGAATAGACATTTCCCCAAGCCCTCTGACCAAGAACAGAATTGA